The following coding sequences lie in one Crassostrea angulata isolate pt1a10 chromosome 10, ASM2561291v2, whole genome shotgun sequence genomic window:
- the LOC128166289 gene encoding FMRFamide peptide receptor frpr-18-like, producing the protein MSSSCPVSYSQIEDLAGKNITADDELKWPCALRVFWIDILPFVELVRGLLSYGTSIIVALGLIFNAISFIVLTRKHMRKSTTNMYLSVLAVYDCLSLTLNFMIGVLRGQNPDTVNKDFQQSEGLCTFHGVIVELFNLLSVWLIVAFTVERFIMVKFPLKAKNLTPQRALYTIIGVSVTVFIFSLHKIAVSGFEGDSVFGYKACKTRRAIFPEIIYFYVAFNTWLPTFIIVSFNTMIILEIKKNQKKRKEMTSNANSMSKSDEKATKLLLAVSSAYVILILPLGLIQTTELIWNNTEKVGTTDPNYVHFMTTKIKLKWSRAFFFFFYQFNFAINFFLYVSSSSATRFRTTLRRLLGFKVKKEDMTWISQSHVPKKNMIAPAQSEVSEIPKTSQEKDKDNA; encoded by the coding sequence ATGAGTTCGTCTTGCCCAGTAAGCTACAGTCAGATAGAAGATTTGGCGGGAAAAAACATCACAGCAGACGACGAGTTAAAATGGCCATGCGCATTGCGGGTATTTTGGATTGACATTCTCCCGTTTGTGGAACTAGTCAGAGGGTTGCTGTCTTATGGAACCTCTATCATAGTGGCTTTGGGTCTGATCTTTAATGCGATATCTTTTATCGTGCTTACTCGGAAACACATGAGAAAATCCACAACCAACATGTATCTGTCTGTTTTAGCCGTTTACGATTGCCTTTCTCTGACTTTGAATTTCATGATTGGAGTTCTCCGCGGACAAAACCCAGACACCGTCAATAAAGATTTCCAACAATCGGAAGGCCTCTGTACTTTCCATGGCGTCATTGTTGAGTTGTTCAATCTGCTCTCGGTATGGCTGATTGTTGCGTTTACCGTCGAGCGCTTCATTATGGTAAAATTTCCCTTAAAGGCTAAAAATCTTACTCCACAGAGGGCGCTTTATACGATTATCGGGGTCTCGGTCACTGTTTTCATTTTCTCCCTGCATAAAATTGCCGTTTCCGGTTTCGAGGGCGATTCCGTTTTCGGATACAAGGCATGCAAGACCCGGCGAGCGATTTTCCCAGAAATTATCTACTTCTACGTAGCCTTCAACACCTGGCTGCCAACGTTCATTATAGTAAGCTTCAACACCATGATCatccttgaaataaaaaagaatcaaaagaaaagaaaagagatGACTTCCAATGCTAATTCCATGTCCAAGTCCGACGAGAAGGCAACGAAGCTATTGTTGGCCGTATCTTCTGCCTACGTCATACTTATCCTTCCGCTGGGTTTGATTCAAACGACAGAGCTCATTTGGAATAACACGGAGAAAGTCGGAACCACGGACCCGAATTATGTTCATTTCATGACCACGAAGATAAAACTGAAGTGGTCTAGGgcgttctttttctttttctatcaATTCAACTTCGCTATCAATTTCTTTCTGTACGTTTCGTCGTCATCTGCTACTCGATTTCGAACAACTCTTAGAAGATTGCTCGGGTTTAAGGTCAAGAAAGAGGACATGACGTGGATCTCCCAGTCGCATGTTCCGAAAAAGAACATGATTGCCCCCGCTCAATCGGAGGTTTCCGAAATTCCGAAGACATCGCAAGAAAAGGATAAAGACAACGCGTAA